In Peptostreptococcus equinus, the DNA window TTATTGCTCTCACTAAATTTTATCTTTTTATTAAGCATCTTTATCATATTTGACTATAAGTAAAGAACCGTCTCTTACATTAATGTGACATACATCCTCTAGCATAGTATTTGATATTCCTCTGGGTCTAGAGTATTCCATGTCAAATTCATTCAATGGATATTCAAGCCCACATAAGGTTACACCATTTGCATTTCCACCTACTGGTATAGTTGATACTATATTTCCTTTTTTCCCTCTAATAGTCAATTCATCATTTTCAAGTAAATAAATTTCTTCGTTCTCAGAAAGTATTCTTGAATAAGCATTTTGTTTAGCTATATATTTCAATAATAGTACATTGGCTATTTCATGATCTATTCTACCACCCAGAGCCCCATATATATCAATTAATACAGCCCCTTCCTCACAGGCCAACAATACTGCAAGTTCAGTATCAGTCTCATTTTTCTTTTCTGGATATTTTTTTTTATTAACACCTAAGTTGATAAATTTATCTAGAACTTCCTTATCAATTGAATCCATATCTCCTACCATATGATTAGGAACTATATTTAATTTATCCAAATGATTACATCCACCATCTACCCCAATAATAATATCATATTTCATATCATTCAAGATGGTAGAAACTTTATTATAATCTGTTATTACTCCATTAAGCACAAGACATGCTTTTTTCGCAGTATAAAATCTGTCCATAAAAATTAATCTTCCTTTACTGAATTTCTTAACCCTCTTACCGCTTGGTTTATATCTTCTTTACCAAAAATTGCAGAACCAGCTACTAAAATATCCGCTCCAGCTTGAACTAACATATTAATATTATCTTTATTTACCCCACCATCGACTTGAATCTCAATATCAAGCTTTCTATCTTTTATCATTTTTTTTAATTCTTTTATCTTATTTAATGTTTCTGGTATAAACTTCTGCCCTCCAAACCCTGGATTTACTGACATAAGTAGAACCATATCAATATCTTCTAAAACATGTTTGATTGTTTCAACTGGTGTTGCCGGATTTAATACTACTCCTGCCTTAATATTATGCGACTTAATATTTTGTATTGTTCTATGTAAATGCTTACAAGCTTCTTGGTGTACAGTAATAATATCAACACCTGCATCAGCTAAATCGCCTATATACATATCAGGATTTTCAATCATAAGATGTGCATCAAATACCATATTAATATCTTTTCTTATACTTTTTATAATTTGTGGTCCAAAAGTAATATTAGGTACAAAATGCCCGTCCATAACATCTAAGTGCAGATACTCGCAACCTGCTTTTTCAACTTTCTTGCAGTCTTCTAATAACCTAGAAAAATCTGCTGATAATATAGATGGTGCTAATTTCATATTATTTCCTCCTGTATCTTTCCTTTGATTTAATAATTTCATCAAGTATTTGTATATAACTATCATATCTTCTTTTAGAAATTTTTCCTTCTTTTACAGCCTCTTTTACTGCACATTCAGGTTCATTTTTATGTATACATTTATTTCCAAACCTACAATTATCAAAATTTCTAAATTCTATAAAATATTCCTTTAATAAATCTGGATCCACTTCCGTTATATCTAAAGAACTAAATCCAGGAGTATCTGCTACAATTGCATTTTTACCAATAGTATAGAGTTGTGCATGTCTTGTTGTATGCTTACCTCTTCCTAATTTTTGAGATATTTCTGCAGTTTTCAAGTTAAATTTTGGTTCTATAGCATTTAAAATACTAGATTTTCCAACTCCTGATTGACCTGCAAATACTGATATACTATCTTCTAACTCATTTAATAATTTATTTATATTTTCTCCTGTTTGTGCACTTACTGATATTACTTTATATCCAATATTTGTAAATTCTTCTTCTATATTTTTTCTAATATCATTATCATCTAAATCTGTTTTAGTTAAAACTATTATTATTTCTAAATTTTCCATCTCAGAAAAAATTATAAATTTATCAAGCAAAGTCAAATTTGGCTTCGGCGCTTTAATTGCAAAGGTAATCATAACTTTTTCTATATTTGCTATTGGTGGTCTAACCAGTTCAGATGTTCTAGGATAAATCTCATCTATTACTCCCTTTAATTCTACTGTATCTAAAACCGTAATCTTTACTTTATCACCAACCAAAGGTGTTATTTTATTTTTTCTAAAAAGACCTCTTGCCTTACATTCATAAATTTTATCTGCTACTTTTACATAATAAAAACTACTTATTCCTTTAATTATAATTCCTTCTAACATTATACCTCCAAATAGTCAATCATATTAATATGATAACATAATAGAGTTTTCAAATAAAGTATTATAAATAATTTATTCTATATAACAAAGCCCCCATTGCTACTAAATACTTGACCAGTTATAAAATCTGCCTTACTAGATGCTAAAAATATAGTTAAATTGGATATATCTTTTGCACTCCCGAGCTTCATGAGTGGTGTTTGATTCTTTAATGACTCTATATCTTCTGCCTTATAGTCATTCATCATATCTGTCATTATTACACCTGGTGCTATGGCATTTACATTTATATTACATGGACCAACCTCTTTTGCTAGTGCTTTTGTAAAACCATTTACAGCTGCTTTTGATGTAGAATAGGCCACTTCACATGAAGCTCCACATATACCCCACATAGAACTTATATTTATTATTTTTCCTGAATGCTGGCTAATCATTATTTTTAAGGCTTCTTTTGAACATATAAAAACAGACTTTACATTTGTATCCATAATATTATCCCATTTTTCTACATCCATATCAGTAACTAAACCTTCATATGATATTCCAGCATTATTTATCAATAAATCTAACCTTTTATATTTTTCATTTATATATTTAAACATTGATGCTATTTCATCTACTTTTGATACGTCAGCCTTATATATATGAGCATCATACTTTTTATAAACTAATTCATCTAATAATTCCTTAGCTTTATCTTCAGATTTATTATAGTTAATTATCAGTCTATAACCTTCTTTGGCAAGATCTAGACATATTTGTCTGCCAATACCTCTTGATCCTCCTGTTACCAGAGCAACTTTGTCCATATTATCTCTCCATTCTACTTTAAATTATAAAAAAAGAGTTACCTAATGATAACTCTTTTTTTATTACACTATTATTAATTGTTGTCGATAGTATTTCCCGATGTTGTACCTGAATTACCACCGGTACCAGTACCTGGGGTAATTTGATCTCCTGGATTAGTGTTATTATTATTGTTATTATTATTGTTGGTATTAGGTTTTGTGTTTGAATTTGTGTTGCTATTATTTGTATCTGT includes these proteins:
- the ymfI gene encoding elongation factor P 5-aminopentanone reductase, whose amino-acid sequence is MDKVALVTGGSRGIGRQICLDLAKEGYRLIINYNKSEDKAKELLDELVYKKYDAHIYKADVSKVDEIASMFKYINEKYKRLDLLINNAGISYEGLVTDMDVEKWDNIMDTNVKSVFICSKEALKIMISQHSGKIINISSMWGICGASCEVAYSTSKAAVNGFTKALAKEVGPCNINVNAIAPGVIMTDMMNDYKAEDIESLKNQTPLMKLGSAKDISNLTIFLASSKADFITGQVFSSNGGFVI
- the rsgA gene encoding ribosome small subunit-dependent GTPase A, giving the protein MLEGIIIKGISSFYYVKVADKIYECKARGLFRKNKITPLVGDKVKITVLDTVELKGVIDEIYPRTSELVRPPIANIEKVMITFAIKAPKPNLTLLDKFIIFSEMENLEIIIVLTKTDLDDNDIRKNIEEEFTNIGYKVISVSAQTGENINKLLNELEDSISVFAGQSGVGKSSILNAIEPKFNLKTAEISQKLGRGKHTTRHAQLYTIGKNAIVADTPGFSSLDITEVDPDLLKEYFIEFRNFDNCRFGNKCIHKNEPECAVKEAVKEGKISKRRYDSYIQILDEIIKSKERYRRK
- a CDS encoding thiamine diphosphokinase, producing MDRFYTAKKACLVLNGVITDYNKVSTILNDMKYDIIIGVDGGCNHLDKLNIVPNHMVGDMDSIDKEVLDKFINLGVNKKKYPEKKNETDTELAVLLACEEGAVLIDIYGALGGRIDHEIANVLLLKYIAKQNAYSRILSENEEIYLLENDELTIRGKKGNIVSTIPVGGNANGVTLCGLEYPLNEFDMEYSRPRGISNTMLEDVCHINVRDGSLLIVKYDKDA
- the rpe gene encoding ribulose-phosphate 3-epimerase; amino-acid sequence: MKLAPSILSADFSRLLEDCKKVEKAGCEYLHLDVMDGHFVPNITFGPQIIKSIRKDINMVFDAHLMIENPDMYIGDLADAGVDIITVHQEACKHLHRTIQNIKSHNIKAGVVLNPATPVETIKHVLEDIDMVLLMSVNPGFGGQKFIPETLNKIKELKKMIKDRKLDIEIQVDGGVNKDNINMLVQAGADILVAGSAIFGKEDINQAVRGLRNSVKED